One Ficedula albicollis isolate OC2 chromosome 15, FicAlb1.5, whole genome shotgun sequence genomic window carries:
- the TBX1 gene encoding T-box transcription factor TBX1 has translation MISAISSPWLTQLSHFCDVAAFTANSLSSLNASGGYHLSPSPGDPYGQHEPPHYEPCPAQQHPHPPPQPQHGYPFGGAAAPAGTNPPPPGPEQPEGAGGAAAGPASVSGCSAAGAATAKAPVKKNPKVANVSVQLEMKALWDEFNQLGTEMIVTKAGRRMFPTFQVKIFGMDPMADYMLLMDFVPVDDKRYRYAFHSSSWLVAGKADPATPGRVHYHPDSPAKGAQWMKQIVSFDKLKLTNNLLDDNGHIILNSMHRYQPRFHVVYVDPRKDSEKYAEENFKTFVFEETRFTAVTAYQNHRITQLKIASNPFAKGFRDCDPEDWPRNHRPGALPLMSAFARSRNPVSSPAHQNGTEKGESPQWPGQPITQPCWPARPMHACLGPALLTMLVHSPITNELCPTTYF, from the exons ATGATTTCAGCTATCTCCAGCCCCTGGCTCACCCAGCTGTCCCATTTTTGCGATGTTGCAGCTTTCACGGCCAacagcctgagcagcctgaaCGCCTCCGGGGGGTACCACCTCTCCCCCTCCCCGGGGGACCCGTACGGACAGCATGAGCCGCCGCACTACGAGCCCTGCCCGGCTCAGCAGCACCCGCACCCGCcgccccagccccagcacggcTACCCTTTCGGCGGGGCGGCGGCGCCGGCCGGGACCAACCCGCCGCCCCCAGGCCCCGAGCAGCCCGAGGGTGCCGGTGGAGCCGCTGCGGGGCCGGCCTCAGTCTCGGGCTGTTCTGCGGCGGGGGCCGCCACGGCCAAGGCGCCGGTGAAGAAGAATCCGAAGGTGGCCAACGTAAGCGTTCAACTAGAGATGAAGGCGTTGTGGGACGAGTTCAACCAGCTGGGCACCGAGATGATCGTCACCAAGGCAGGCAG GCGCATGTTCCCCACCTTCCAGGTGAAGATATTTGGGATGGACCCTATGGCTGACTACATGCTCCTGATGGATTTCGTCCCGGTGGATGACAAGCGATATCG GTACGCcttccacagctcctcctggctggtGGCCGGCAAAGCCGACCCCGCCACCCCCGGGAGAGTCCATTACCACCCGGACTCCCCGGCCAAAGGGGCGCAGTGGATGAAGCAGATCGTTTCCTTCGATAAGCTCAAACTGACCAACAATTTGCTGGATGACAATGGGCAT ATCATTTTGAACTCCATGCACAGATACCAGCCGCGTTTTCACGTGGTCTACGTGGACCCCCGGAAAGACAGCGAGAAGTACGCGGAGGAGAACTTCAAAACTTTCGTCTTCGAGGAGACGCGCTTCACTGCAGTGACCGCCTACCAGAACCACCGG ATCACACAGCTGAAGATTGCAAGTAATCCCTTTGCCAAGGGATTCAGAGACTGCGACCCTGAGGACTG GCCCAGGAACCACAGGCCAGGGGCTCTTCCTCTCATGAGCGCTTTTGCCAGATCCCGGAATCCAGTCTCTTCCCCAGCCCACCAGAATGGGACAGAGAAAGGTGAGAGTCCCCAGTGGCCAGGCCAGCCCATCACCCAACCCTGCTGGCCTGCTCGGCCCATGCATGCATGCTTGGGGCCAGCCTTGCTTACTATGCTGGTACACAGCCCCATTACTAATGAGCTTTGTCCTactacttatttttaa